caaaacatgccaaatcaatATACTAAATTATGCCAATAcaaagcattatatacatcacatatatcatttatcaaacacatactttaggccaacttaaatgacCAATACAacaaacatttacaagccaaatcatatAGCCAaaatcacaactcaaaacataccatcttaaccctagcctatacatgccatataccatatatacaagtttcaaaagtaccaacaaaatgatcgatagtgtgatgatgtttcccGACGATCCCCGAGTTTGAGCTACCTtcaattatctataaaacatggaaagaacacacaaagtaagctttaaaagcttagtaagccatacacaAATAAATTACCACATAAATCAATTACATTTTCATCCATGAGCAAAATATGAGTAATCATATATAGATACAAAAGCCTTTCTCAATGACTACTTATTcaaattcacatgtaatttcattAAATACTTCTCCTTTCAATACTCATAAGCATCTCGTACATACttgagtcacttagctcattcacacattctttctcgacttaactttgcccattgaactattcagaattgttaaggatactcagaaatcacataaactcgtacaatgccatatcccggatatggtcttacatgttatcacatatcgatgccattgtaccagacagggtcttatacgaaatcacataacgatgccgatgtcccagacatggtcttatatgtaaacATAATACAATGCCaatttcccagacatggtcttacatgtaatcatatctcagtaatcctaatgtcatgacatttgtatcctatactattcctaggttcgtacggggcttttggaTATCGTAACTCTATCGATTCTTACTCGTACTCGATCATTCAATATTCATAGCAATTCAGtgacaattaaacatatatagttcgatttaaatacatatttacatatgtacttacctcgtaTATACGATGAACGGatcgagtcgactattcaacaactttcgtTTTGCCTCGATCTAGAGCCGATTTTTTTCGTTCTTCATCTATATTTattcaaaatcaatccatttaatcactaactcagccaatttagtctttaaacacattttaagccaatttgcactttggccttaaactttcacatttcttacaatttagtccctatttcataaaaacacaattttcaacaatttcaattaaacccaagctagccgaatttctATAGGCTTCTTAGCAGCccacatttatcaatttttcaagcatttaaccacacattttcatcTTTACACAAATTGACCCTTTTTATgcaaatttcactaaaaatcactttacgaaaCATGATAGtctatcatcaaaaattcatatttcatcatcaaatgcGAAAAAACACAAtaactcatcaatggaaactctcaaaatctttaagagtttcaaaaattaaaacacgggctagctagtactcaaagcaacgatcacaaaagcatagaaatcattaaaaaccgagctcaaaacataccttaatcaagccatAAGCTAGTCGAACCCTAAATGCTCtccaagctttattttctttgtattttttgcaatggatgatgaaaataagaatgattttggcttttatttttactaatattaACATTATTAACCAATGTACAActttaaccttaatgaaaccattatacattcacctaacacatgcccatttatgtcaaatttcactatcaatggtcaaattgacatgcaagtgcTCCACACTGCCTTTTATAACTAATTAGTACTTTTaacaattagaatgcaacttttgcattttaagtgattaagtcattttcctcaaattgagctattaaacgataaaattagctcacaaaattttcacacatacatacaatCATGCTATAaccacataaaataatattaaaataattttttgacatcggattcgtggttccaaaactactgtttcgacttagctaaaatcgggttgttacactcaAACCTGTAAATTTTCCCTCATTGGGTGGGCGTCCAAGTAAGTTATAGTAAAGGGCAGTCGGCCTAGATATCGAACTTATATTCGTGACTGCATTCCCATCGATGGGGAGCCCGAGTTGCAGTGTAATATCCTGTAGAGTGATGGTGCACTCCCGACACGACAAATGAAATGTATGGGTCTCCAAACGTTATGGCTTGACCAAAGCAGATATTAAGTTGTATCGCAAATCAAAGGTCCGAATCAATGCCGCTAATCTGAATCCGGGTAACTCCAAGTATGGCATGAGGCGTTCATTTGGAAGATAGCCTACACTATTCACATGACCCCTCAATGCTCGGTATTGTCCCTGAGATTATTAAATTAGCAAAATAGTTAATATAATCTAATTTAATTCCGTAAATGACGCGAGTAACAAATAACAATTTCATTATCATCTCATTAATAATATTTGATATGTGATCatcattattaattaaaaaacttATTTGTTGCAAATCTACAATTAAAAAAAAGGAATTCATTTAGTTTGTTGCAAAAACACAAGAAAGAATATTATATACTAAACtaagataattaattttgataattaatttctAGAGGGTCCATTTTCAACAATTATCAAAACACATTAATATTatacatacaataaataatacgATAAATATagtacaataataatataattacaataaaaatatctcataaattcccatattttacctacataaaaaattatgttagtttacaataataatataattaaaataaacataaactatctaaacataaaaaacatacaaattgacaaaaataaaatagaaacaaacatgtttagtttatttcaaacaacctataaaattatataaaaataaatttaatcaacatttcaataaataaataaaattgtcaaataaataaaaaacaaataaaattacattataaCAAATCACAATACAAATTAAACTAAACAAATaatttataacctaatcataaattactaacaaaataactttaaaaattaaaaaattacattcataaaaatcacaataaacactaaactaaacacaaacaatttataacctaatcataaattactaacaaaataactttcaaataattaaaaattttaaattcataaaattacaataaacacaaacaatttataacctaaccataaattactaacaaaatgactttaaaataattttaaaagaataaaaaatttacattcataaaaaatcacaaaacactaaactaaacacaatcaaaaataacataaaaataactaatccctttaaattaaaaaaattaattactaaCAAACATATcttatttttccctttctttCCTTTGTTTTTTCTCATTGCCGAAACCCTTCTACAAGGGGGACCATGGTTATAAGGTACCCAATCCTCATTTTTTGTCCCTTGGACTGGACTAAATACTGCAAATTTGCAGTGCATAGCTGCTAACGGAGGGGACGACTCACTGGTACCAGTGCCGCTTGTCAAGGAGGTGTGACTGGTGCCACCAGTCCATGTGGCACCAATGTGGTGCGGGCAGATGGGTCGTATTTTGACCGTATTTAAGGTTTTTTTAATTGTGGTGCCGCCTATGAGAGAGGCAccactaataaaataatattttaaaaaaataaaaaataaattttagaaaaaaaatgatgGTGCCGTCTATGAGATAGGCACCACCCCTATTGACATACCATTTTAATATTTAATCCTATTAACATaccattttaatatttaattttttttacattattGAGGTAAAAAAGTGACCAAATAtcataactaaaatttttaatggAATTGTTATGATGATGTAATAGAACCTAAATTATTTGAATACCAAACCAAAGTGAAAGATATTTTAGAAGCACAATTGACTTGGGAAATTTTGCTTTTCAATCTACAACCACACTGAGAATCactttttgtaaatttttcccatacatttattattatatttttttaatatctttatgtatttttatatatttctttgaagtttttagaattaggatcaaattgagatCATTTATCAActttaaaagttattttttttaaaatacagcTAAATCGATATAATATGTGAAAGTtgatggctaaatttgttattatagtaATTTTTCAACTGCCACATCACCCCGTTAGTGCAGTTaagagaaatgaacaaaaaaaaactcaattagtTGAAtgatcaatttaaaaaaaatatagttgagtggtaaaaaaaaaaaaacaaatccaTAATTGAGTGACCAAACTAAAAAATCATAATTGAGTGATAAAAAAACCATAGTAAGATAATGATATAGTTTatccattttatttttgttacaatATAAAAGGAAGgagaataataatatttaaaagggtGTGATCTAAATTCTAATAAAATCTTAAATAACCTTAAactcattttcactcaaaatctAAAAATCAACAAATTTGAACATTGGCACTTTAAAACAAGAAGGGAGAATGTGTAAAGAAATTGTTGAAATCAAAGTTTGAAGAGGTAAAATAAAAAGATTATGTTTACTTTGTCATTTATTCATCCAACAACTCTTAAAATCTCCACTCCAAAAATCCAAGATTGAAACttgattttttgttttgttttgtttttcaaaCTTGTTTAAGTGGAAAATGTATTGAAAATCGAACTTACCAAATACAACTAATTGAATTGAAATCAATATTTGATGAAGAAATGAGAGAGAATGGATGAAATTTTGGTGTAGAAACCAATGTAATTGCCTCCTAACCGCTACCTTCACAAATTTAAATATGAAAATGCCCTTGGGTAAATGACGACAAAAGGACCTCTTTTCTAGCTAACTCTATTTTTCAGTTCTAAGACATTGACTCatacaatttagtctaaaaaccAAAATTCTAATTAATCACTTCCATCTATTAATGCAACTTATTAGCTCTACTAACATGAAAATCTAAAATCATGCTCATTCTCGGAAATGACTTGGTTGGAAATTTCGAAACTAAATCAAATTCCAGTCACAAAAAAATTGAAATCCCTAAAAAAAGAATGCATTGCaaatatcattatatatatatatatatatatatatatatatatatatatataacaagtcAACACAAAAAACAAAACGTGAACAAATCGAACAAGATGTTCAACTTTAATGATCAGATGATCTATCACCCTTTCAAACAATatcaaaagtaaaataaaaattaaaaatacaactctaaaataataataagaaagaACAATGTTGGGATTTTATAAATAAACCATGGTGgtgtattaaaaatttataattaattaagattTGTCTTCAGAGTCATCTTCATCAGCGGCGGTTTCTCGTTGATCAGCTTGGCTTTCAGCTAATTTTGGAGATGCAGAACTATTGTTTCTCTTGTGGGAAGCCGCTTGGAGGACATGGGCGTAGTTGCCTTTCACCATGAAAAGCTGCGCAAAATGGTGTTTACAATAGAGGACCCCATCTAGAGCAGCATACGAAGAGTGTGTTAATGCGCACCCTCCATGGGCACACCTAAAGCATGTCTTGTGGAAACATTCCCCTTCCATTGTCACCTATTAGTGGTTTAAATTACATATTAATTTTATGCATCATTACATAAATAATTTTACAAGTGttgataaataaatataaactgcCACACATAGAGACTAATAATCGTATAAAAAAATAACGGTTGAAAGTTTCGGAGTTGGAAAGAGGAGCTCCCTCTCTCTCTTCTCTTAGCTTTCTATTATGTTGAGAGTGAGTGTCCTCAACTAAGTCTTCTATTAGCTTGTAAGGGTTATGTGTCAATTGCGTATAGTCCACACGTCTGTAGTCATGTAGCATTTGATGAGGTGAGATGTTGATGAGAATATTTCTAAAGTTGATTGAGCGAAATATTTGTTCATAATGATTGACTTAATGAAATCTTTCCGTTACAATGAAGACATATAAAAAGAATTTACGAACCTTTTCTAATGGGTACACTGTCTTGTGGCATGCAGCACACTTGTCTTGGGTTCCACAAAACAAGGATGAAAGTTTGTTTGGAGTCTTCACCTAACAAAGAGATATCGAGTATTGGTCATCAAAATACTAAATGAGTCTAATCAAAGTGCAAAATATAGAAAGGAAGGAAAATATACCTGATCAATTTGCCTTTCCTTTGCTGCAAAAGTGATAATCAAGAAATTTAAAGTTGTTAGCTACAGTAGGGTCAAAAACGAATTTatgcaaacaaaaaaaaaaaaggtttcgaaTTATGGTCATAAacagagaaagagagaaaaaaaaattgggtaTTAGTTATTTACATGTTTGGAAATTCTTGCTGAAATTGCCAGATTCCTTAAATAATTGCTCAAAATGAGGCTTGCAGTAAAGAACTCCATCCATAGAAGAATAAGTACTCATCTGAGAAGGACAAAATACATATTTTATgtgaattaataaataaataaaaagacaatTTCAAAAGGGTTTAAAAATCAAGAAACATACCACAAGGTTTCCCTTGCAATGGCTGCATTTGAAGCAAGTTTTATGGTAAGGAACTCCTTCAAGAGTTAACATATCCACAACATGAACGGTCTTGTCACAAGCCTTGCATTTGTCCAATGTTCCGGTGAATGCCATTTTCGTTTGAATTTGAGAAACTCTTTTGAAGAtgtttaaaagaaaaaagaagaagaaaaaactaTGCACTGAAACAACAGGTCCGAGgaacaaataaaaggaaaagcAAGCTTGCCCTGTTGTCGTctttgttaaaaataaaacccTCTCGCTCTGTTTATAAAAACACTGATATATATCAGATTATAATGGAATTTTCATGCATTTGAGGTGGCGATTGGAGGACACGTGATTGGATATCCCGACATTTATGTGGGAAATTTGGGATGTTAATGTCTTAAACGTGGATGGAAACCCTGTTGAACTGGAGAGAAACAAGGCTCCTTCTTTTTGACCGCCAAATTTGGATGAAGCAACATATGAGCTAGCTATTTTTTTGCTAGCATAGCAAGTTTAGCATCatctattttttttattgaattaaataaatttatcttttaattttaacAAATGTATTGCAATGTTGAGTAAATCAACAATACAGAAATTTTAAGCATTGAGTTCTTGTTATGTTGAAGAATTGATTCACAAAATAAATAATTGGTTGAGCTGTTAAAAGAGCCATTGAAATTTTGGTACATGCCTTTTAAATAGTTTATTTTAAGTaagattctttttttttatttgtatttaatttagttattatttCAGATGAAATTATGTTTATGTTAAGAGttttatttaactataaaattaaaaGGTAAATTTGACTACAATGCCTCCTTTCTAGTGACATATGTATGCTATTGGTTGGGAATTCAAATCTTACcatagataaaataaaattattttttttggtaGGCGATTATGTGTTCTATACTTTCCAATCCAACAAGACACTCATATTGTGTGAATATACACTCTAGATAGCTTTTTCAAGCACTCGGGCTCTTCACAGATTTAGGAGACAAAACGTGAGTTCAACACAAGGACAATATTATtggaaaaatcaatttaaaaggCAGTGTTTTTTAAGCTGagcggaaatttaaaaattttcttaaaaccGAGTAGTCATAACATTTATAACAATAAACCATTTACCCGAATTATACTTGTGTTTTCGAAATAAGCAGACTTGGTCATTCCCAACTTTCAACCTCTCGATCTTCTTCGCTAACCTCGACCTCAGTTTGCTAAAGTGTGGACTCTGTTCgcaaattaacaaaaattttgTGAAAACATTCTAGGCTAGAAACCGATaactcaaagaaaaaaaaaagaattatttcAATAGGAAAATAAACCACTTTTTTATTCAACTAAATAACTACGTAGGTGAATGGTTTATTTTTGCCTAgccaattatttttatttatagacAAAAATACAAGAATCTCAGTTGAAAAAGGTCtaaataaataatagtattttaatagaaaaatgcATATACTCCTAGTAAGACAAATAGAGGTGGGCGGCATACCACTAAGATTACCTAGGGTTGCTGTCAATGTTTTTTAAACCGGACCAATGGTTGAATTGGTCAAGCCACCAATACGTCGATCCAATTGGTcccattaaaaaaattattaaaaataaaataaaaaatcaaaaatttcagTTCAATTGGTTCAACCACCGATTCAGCTAGATTCTATAGTACGACAAGCCATTTAAGAGTTTGATTATactaactaaataaaatttgcaaaggactaaattataaagaaaacAAACTACACAACTATCAAATACAAACAAATACAATAACGAAGAGTGGTTGATTGATTTCCATGTGGTTGGTTGAATTTCGAATTAGGGGTCTAAATTGCTATTACTCCTAAATTGGCTCCAATTTACCTCTCGACCTCAACTTTACCAATTTTGACAAATTAGGCCaatttatctctcgacctcaccgACTAACCCGAGACTTATCAAATTGTTGCCCAATAAGATCTCCTCTCGATCTCACTTATTTTGATTTTCCCTTAGGGCCGTCAATCTTAAGTTTTTAagcctattcaatttagtccagttttgcaatttattccccAAACTCAAAAATCAATTAACCAACATTTCCATCAACCAAATCCCTAAATATTTAGCCACTAATACTCATATTGAAACCTGTAATCAACAAGAAATCAAATGAAAATAACA
Above is a genomic segment from Gossypium arboreum isolate Shixiya-1 chromosome 8, ASM2569848v2, whole genome shotgun sequence containing:
- the LOC108469289 gene encoding LIM domain-containing protein PLIM2b; the encoded protein is MAFTGTLDKCKACDKTVHVVDMLTLEGVPYHKTCFKCSHCKGNLVMSTYSSMDGVLYCKPHFEQLFKESGNFSKNFQTSKERQIDQVKTPNKLSSLFCGTQDKCAACHKTVYPLEKVTMEGECFHKTCFRCAHGGCALTHSSYAALDGVLYCKHHFAQLFMVKGNYAHVLQAASHKRNNSSASPKLAESQADQRETAADEDDSEDKS